The sequence TATGGACGGCTCGTTCATTATGTACGTGATCCACTGGCTACCTGTACACACTGACCACCAGTACTACTGTGCTTTGTCCTTTTACTGGATATTGTGTTGAGATATCCGGATATATACTTTTGGTTTTAAAAACTAATTTTATCTAACAAAGGATGGTAATAATAACTTGGGGGCCTTTCACAAGCAATAGCAAATAAATGACGTCCAGCCTGTGTTAAAGTCTTGCACTATGGCGGATTAAAAGGCTCGCCATCTCATGTTTTGCTCTGTTCTTCATACAATGAGTGGCTGTTAAAGTTCATCTTCTTAATGGtgcctttaaaattattttatgaaGTGTCGTTGTACTTGGCATGACATCAATTCTAAGaccgtttcatttttttttatatatatatatataatattttatcgaTTGGGATTTACGCCAGTAGGGAGCCATATTTACTTTAAGAGCCCCGCACTCTATTTTTCCATCAGGAACATTCCACTTACAGATTCAGACCGGTGACCCACTGATAAATTCTGGGAATGGTTGCACCCATGGTGAGAGAGATTTATCAAGGTTTTGTGATCTGGAAAGCAATGCAAGCTTGTAAAAGTGTTGCAGTTACCACAAAGAAACAACGGGATTTGTGATCACTCCAATTTTACAGCTTTGCACATTTTTACAGATCACACACAGAACTTGAATACATTTCCATAAATGTGCCGACCGTTCGCTCGCTATCAAATAGTAAAATAGGGAAGAGCACTAACCAGATTAGTTTAGTTTATACAGCTTTATTCGGAGGGTGCAAGGACTCCAGCCACTGCTAAACCAGTtgtaagtccaataaaaagggaTGATCCCACCACTCCTTATAAATCAGACATATACTTTGCTGTACATGGTTTGCAAATAAAGGGATATTAATTGATAAGAAGTGCTGGACATCTGTTCGTTCACTATGACTGAAAAGCTTTTGGTTGTTTTTGGGAACCGGAGATTCTGTTTCCTACATCCAAGCTCACCATTTCATCCTACATCCAAGCTCACCATTTCATCCTACATCCAAGCTCACCATTTCATGTCTGTGGGACATGttcattacaataataaaaaaaaacaaaagaaaaaactgtTAAATGTCTGGCTTGATACTGACCTGGTATCTGTTGTATAGATTTCACCCTCACAAAATTaaacttgtttgttttttatgttctaTGGCTTTGGTAATCCTGTTTTCTTGTATCCAAGGAGAACCGCACTCAGAGCAATTACATGTCACCAAATAGCCCGCAAGCCTAGAGCCAAACTATAATACTTTTTTCATTTGTGCAATTACGTCCATTAATTCTGTTTCACCCCAAGGGCCATTGTGATGGAGGATGAGTTGGCAGATACTTTTTGATTTAatggtattttgtttttttcttcctgaTGGGGGTTATATAGGGATCATACACTGCAATTTTCAATTCCACTATCAAGGCAAAATCCTCAGGGTCTGCCTGATAGTGAATTGTTTCCCACTAACATGTAAATGTTATTCACTACAagacagcacttttcatgtgctatccATCAGCATGTATAGGTTATTCTAGCAAATCAGACCGTCTTATAGCTCCAAGTAAGAGGCTGTTATCAAATGCCTGAGACGGATGTGTTCTGCAATGTCCATGATCACAGTGGAAGCTCAATTGCCATTATCTAGTAATTCTAGCTCAATGTCATTTGCTTGTGATGCATTGTGAAATCACTAGTCTTGTAAAGAAAGCTCTCTGctaaagaaatgtaaaataaacaacttCACCATTGATTTAACAAAAAGCAACACAGTAACCCATTTAAGTCTTGCTTTAGCCAAGCTCATTATTGTGTGCTGGGTTACATTGTAGCAAATGTACAAAAAATACTGAATAGTATATTGCCATTTGAGACTGAATTTGTTTTTGTGGCAGTTAGTGCAGTAAGCAGTCACAGTTGCTTATAAAACACTAATTTCTATAAACCATTATATGGTACCGGTATGTGATGACAAGTAAACCACCATCTGATTGTACTATAGTAATATTTAAAAGATATTGGTGTGTTTTGTTCAGTTTTCTTGTATGAGGAGGGAGCCTGGAATTTCATGGCATGTGAGATACTAGTTCCCTCGTTCATTGCAGGAAACACAGTCACCGGCAGCTGAACCGGTGTTGCCAGTCTTTTGCATCCAGTGCTATTTCATAACACATCGCTTGCTGTTACAGAGAGATAGTTGGATGATAACGGTATAAAAATGTATGGTGTTTTTCTAAAATGATCTCATCTGATCCAATGCTACTATAGCCAGTGGCAGATACAACAGGTGTAAAAAGGTCAAGTTGTCCCCAAGCACCGGGTATATTGGATCTTTCGTGATGGGGTGTTCTAGCATCAGTGTAGCTACTGGCAGTGCGTGTAATCCTTGGGTCCTATGTAATTTTTTGTATGAAAACCTTTCTGTACAATGGTGCTTATCAACACGCATTGCATGTATGATCTCATATCCTCTTTCCTACATCACACATGGAGATCGGAGGAAGGTGGAGAAGCGATGGACAGCTGGAGATGAAATGGTACCTGATGAGCTGGGCGCAAAATGAATGTCCTGGAGTTGTATTGAATCTCTGTATATTGAATAGAAGGGGCTAACCGAGACCTCCCCAGCAATACATTCACAgtaatgtgtgctgtgtatgagtgtatcccaAAGCCTCATTGTAATGTGCAATGTCTCACCGCAATAAAACTAAAGAGTAATGTGCAGTCTGTATGAAAGAACTCCATAGCATTCATCTCAAAGTAAAGTTGAAATGTCAcaatatcacagagcttcacagcaatatttTCATAGCAGTGGTCATTGTGTATGAATTTTTCACAGAGCTGCATGTGTTGTGTTCGAGTGTGTTTTTCTCAGTCCTATTTGGTGTGTACTAGAGTACCATTAGACCCAGGAGCCACCCTGTGTGTATTGCCCATTGGAATTAAACTAATAAGAAAGAAGGGACATTCTAGAATTgcataataaatacatatttatattggtATTCAAATTAAATATACTGTATAATTATTTTATGAAATGCTGTGTGGTGAGCACAGGACCGtgacattatacattatatattataaaacttttcacATTACGCAATAAGCAGAATCACTGCTTAAATACTATCACTGCAGCAAACTTGATCAACTTCGGAAATACACTTTAGGTCAATGatgggcaacctttggcactccaggtgttgtggacacATCTCCATAATCAGCCATAATGCTGGGAaaacatgggagatgtagtccacaacatttagaGTACCGAAGATTGCCTATCCCCTCTTTAGGTGATTGATGGCATAGGACTGGACCTATAACACAGTAGCATATGTTCTGACCGCTTGACACAATGACCTGTCTACTACAGTGCCACCAGACATTTCATATTCTGCCGCCAAGGTCAGAAGTAAAGTCATGTTGCGGCTCTGGATGTGCTATGGAAGAACTGCACTTGGTTACTGTCTAGAATGCTATCAGaataaatatcaaataaataaaagtttgtCAGTCTCTTGATGGCAATATGTTCATCTGGTATAGTCTGTGTTAAGGTGACTCCCGCAGAGCATTCTTGGTTACTGTAGTGCATTTTTGTAGAATTTCGTGTGGCTTAGGCCGTTTTGGAACCCGAGGAGGTCTTAGACCAGGATCAGTAGAAGGAACATCAGGCATTCTGCTGGTAAGGTCCTCTGTTACAGGCTTCTTCGGTGTGGCGATAATATAGTTTCCATACACAATCTCTGGCCTTGTCTCTTGTTCCTGAACCTGGATGCCCTTCCCTTGATTAGGTTTTGGTTTCCAGTCTGTGCTAGTGGTTGTTGAAATCTTTCCATACCTTGATGGAGAATTGGCTAATTCACGTTGCATGTTTGAAGAGAAGCCATTCAGAGATCTAGATTTCTTTCTGTCTAATTTCATGGCATTATTTCTGCTGGGCTTCACTCCAGGATCTTCAGATCTCCAGTTCCCATCTGATGTGTTCAAGGCTAAGGAACTACTTGCTTTAAATAAGTTTGGAGTCGAATTTAATTTGCCGTGTTTGATCATAGTTTGAAGTTGTTGGTAGTTACTGTATGGTTTCAGGTACATTGATGGGACATATCCAGCTTTTCCATTATACCTGGGGACAAAATCAAACAGATTAAGTTGGGTGTGGTTTGATCGAAAACATCAAGCATTATTTCACTCCAAAGATGCTAAAAGCCTCAAGCCGGTCAATTGAACGCGGACAGGGAATCTATGACCAAGAGGACAAATATGGTTGCATGGGTACAGAACAATGTGAGATTTTACATGGACCACACAAatcacatcatatatatatatatatatttagagataGAACATACACAGGTTAAACAGTACCGAGGGTTGAAATGGGCAATGGACGAGTTGGATTGGAAAGTAAAAGCAGGTGAACAGGTGGAGAGGTGTCTGTTTAGGAGTTGCCAGGCAAAGGGATGGGCGAGAATTTAAGTTTAATTAGATGTGGGCTCCAAGGCTTATAAAGGTGTGCCTGGTTCTTATGCAACCAAGACATGTAACCTTCATTATTATTCCTgtgttttaaaagtttttaatgtACTTATGCAGAGTTCTCAACAATTAGAAGAACATTAAAAACTTACCAAcacattttgaaataaaaattgcATTCTGATTGGCTTCTTGATAGCTTCAACCAATTAGAATCTGACTTGAACTTAAATCGTGGTCACTGACCAGAAATTGAAAACAAACTATTGGCAGCCCCCAAAAAATACTTCCTGGCATACAGTAAAACAAAACCCCTGCTATCTACAATATGCAGATAGTGTTTATGTTCTGTTAGTTGATGTGAGGTTTCTTATCGGAAATAGATCCAGTTTAATGTTTGTAAATGGAAACTTTTTACACCGTCGATACATGCTTGAATTTCTATTCTAGAGTTTAGCTTGCACCTCTCCTTACCTTACCAACCACCATCCGTTATTTGTCTTCTCAATGACTTCTACTAGAACCCCAATAACGATGGACAACTCATCGGAGCTCATGGATTCATAACCTTTTGCTGCATAATAAAggattcctgaaaaaaaaaaagataaaaaggacatataaataaatgtattatgaTGAGATGAAGTATGTCCATTCACTCACAAGAAAACGATCCCAATCTGAAAACTACTAAAAAGATTTAATTTAACTGTATTCTTTGTTTCTTTCTAGACTGATTGTAGGCAAGTATATAAACTTTCTCAGCCTGATCAAAAACTCTAACAAGTCATTATCTCACTGTATTGTGCTAAAAACAGCTGGAAGAATTAATGTAAAAAGCCCTGCTAAAAATGCTATGTGTAGAAAGTCACCTTGCACCTACATACAATATCGTTGTGGGTTCTAACCCCCGGTCCTCATGGTACACCAGCAGTCCAGAATTTATGCATTTCATAATTCTGTTCCAAAGGTGAAAATGACAAAACCTGGACCACTGGCATGTCATGAAGGCTGCGTTGGGAACCATTGCCATATTGGATTGAATAATCCaagaataacatttattatagGGATAAATAAATTATGAAGCATGGCAAGGTCCATTCCATGAAATTAAACAAAACCCGATTTATTGGTGACTAATCCGATTTTCTGAAACACTACCTTACAATTATCAGCGTTCATGAATAATCTAAACTTACCGTCATAGTCAGAATCCGTTGTTGAGTTTGCGGCCTCATTGTTTTCAAGATCTTTGAGATACGGAGCAGGAAACCAAGCCACCCGTTTCTCCTCGTTTTCTACCAACCACCATCCTGAAAAGGAAAGTGAGAAATGTCAACGACTG is a genomic window of Pelobates fuscus isolate aPelFus1 chromosome 8, aPelFus1.pri, whole genome shotgun sequence containing:
- the LOC134570938 gene encoding NADPH oxidase organizer 1-like; this translates as MPQRDRSGSDRHPLETTAIGYLQNGKHKYNMFSVLWSDRNEILIYRTFEDFKKLSRELRKKFPLESGLFRKSDNFIPKLKDVPVFRRNRNSSRFIERLRLLEKYSQELLKSDQKISQCENVVKFFTPKSHDLNPTFHENSLVIMPSETRIPKKEIPRPPAEPPCPGPIISQQYVCIEDYETKDTKNRAFNVKRNELLGVLVKESSGWWLVENEEKRVAWFPAPYLKDLENNEAANSTTDSDYDGILYYAAKGYESMSSDELSIVIGVLVEVIEKTNNGWWLVRYNGKAGYVPSMYLKPYSNYQQLQTMIKHGKLNSTPNLFKASSSLALNTSDGNWRSEDPGVKPSRNNAMKLDRKKSRSLNGFSSNMQRELANSPSRYGKISTTTSTDWKPKPNQGKGIQVQEQETRPEIVYGNYIIATPKKPVTEDLTSRMPDVPSTDPGLRPPRVPKRPKPHEILQKCTTVTKNALRESP